One window of Saccharopolyspora phatthalungensis genomic DNA carries:
- a CDS encoding DUF7144 family membrane protein, translated as MPSTSPPGPNTGNRTDADTSWAASRSRRRVAAMPDRRSGWLTFAGTLILLLGIFNVIGGFAAFFRTGYYHVAAGDLLFPDYRSWGWILLGLGALHVVVGLGALFGQVWARACGVVMAGLCAVGHAAFLNAFPVWSLLVIAMSVLVIYSLIVPARNAVGA; from the coding sequence ATGCCATCTACCTCGCCTCCGGGCCCGAACACCGGCAACAGGACCGACGCCGACACTTCATGGGCCGCCTCGCGTTCCCGACGCCGAGTGGCCGCGATGCCGGACCGGAGGTCGGGGTGGCTCACCTTCGCCGGCACGCTGATTCTCCTGCTCGGGATCTTCAACGTCATCGGCGGATTCGCGGCCTTCTTCCGCACGGGCTACTACCACGTCGCAGCCGGCGACTTGCTGTTTCCGGACTACCGGAGCTGGGGCTGGATCTTGTTGGGGCTGGGCGCGCTGCACGTCGTGGTCGGCCTCGGCGCGCTCTTCGGCCAGGTCTGGGCCCGGGCCTGCGGCGTGGTGATGGCCGGGCTCTGCGCGGTCGGCCACGCCGCGTTCCTCAACGCCTTCCCGGTCTGGTCCCTGCTGGTGATCGCGATGTCGGTCCTGGTGATCTACTCCCTGATCGTGCCCGCCAGGAACGCCGTCGGCGCCTGA
- a CDS encoding MBL fold metallo-hydrolase, which yields MEPQGQYTGHVEPGGAAARRELDALTITKISVGPMDNNAYLLVCRHTGDALLIDAANDSERLADLLGHDDQRPRLRTIVTTHQHADHWQALGAVAGQTGCFTLAHPADAEALPVPPDRLVEHGDTIDVGESQLSVIHLRGHTPGSIALLYRDPNGHPHLFTGDSLFPGGVGKTTSPENFRSLIDDVQNRIFAELPDDTWFYPGHGDDSTLGEERPKLAEWRERGW from the coding sequence GTGGAGCCTCAAGGACAGTACACCGGACACGTCGAGCCGGGCGGCGCGGCAGCGCGCCGCGAGCTCGACGCGCTGACCATCACCAAGATCTCGGTCGGCCCGATGGACAACAACGCGTACCTGCTGGTGTGCCGTCACACCGGGGACGCGCTGCTGATCGATGCCGCCAACGACTCGGAGCGGCTGGCCGACCTGCTGGGCCACGACGACCAACGCCCGCGCCTGCGCACCATCGTGACCACCCACCAGCACGCCGACCACTGGCAGGCCCTCGGCGCGGTCGCCGGCCAGACCGGCTGCTTCACGCTGGCGCACCCGGCCGACGCCGAGGCGCTGCCGGTGCCCCCGGACCGCCTGGTCGAGCACGGCGACACCATCGACGTCGGCGAATCGCAGCTGTCGGTGATCCACCTGCGCGGCCACACGCCGGGGTCGATCGCACTGCTGTACCGCGACCCGAACGGGCACCCGCACCTGTTCACCGGCGACTCGCTGTTCCCCGGCGGCGTGGGCAAGACGACCTCGCCGGAGAACTTCCGGTCGCTGATCGACGACGTGCAGAACCGGATCTTCGCCGAACTGCCGGACGACACCTGGTTCTACCCGGGGCACGGCGACGACTCGACCCTGGGCGAGGAACGCCCCAAACTCGCCGAGTGGCGTGAGCGCGGCTGGTGA
- a CDS encoding DUF7144 family membrane protein, with protein sequence MAAAQPTAAMSGWLAFAGSLIMLVGIFNIISGITSLLRPDLYLIAAGQLLVFNFGIWGWFWIALGIVQVAAGVGCLYGQMWARMTGIALAALSAIAHIAFLTTFPVWSVLVIALSVLVIYGLVVPAKGAAA encoded by the coding sequence ATGGCGGCAGCTCAGCCCACGGCGGCGATGTCGGGGTGGCTAGCGTTCGCCGGGTCACTGATCATGCTGGTCGGCATCTTCAACATCATCAGCGGCATCACCTCGCTGTTGCGGCCCGACCTCTATCTAATCGCCGCAGGTCAGCTGCTGGTCTTCAACTTCGGCATCTGGGGCTGGTTCTGGATCGCGTTGGGTATCGTGCAGGTCGCGGCCGGAGTCGGCTGCCTGTACGGGCAGATGTGGGCGCGGATGACGGGCATCGCCCTAGCCGCGCTGAGCGCCATCGCTCACATCGCGTTCCTCACCACGTTCCCGGTGTGGTCGGTGCTGGTGATCGCGCTTTCGGTGCTGGTGATCTACGGGCTGGTCGTCCCCGCCAAGGGAGCCGCTGCCTGA
- the uvrA gene encoding excinuclease ABC subunit UvrA — MADRLVVRGAREHNLRGIDLDLPRDSLIVFTGLSGSGKSSLAFDTIFAEGQRRYVESLSAYARQFLGQMDKPDVDFIEGLSPAVSIDQKSTNRNPRSTVGTITEVYDYLRLLFARAGKPHCPTCGEPISKQTPQQIVDQVLEMPDRAKFQVLAPVVRGRKGEYIDLFEQLQSQGYARARIDGVVHPLDAPPKLKKQEKHDIAVVVDRLTVKASAKQRLTDSVETALRLADGLVLIEFIELDEDDPNRERKFSENLACPNGHPLGVDELEPRSFSFNSPYGACSECVGLGIRKEVDPELVVPDEDLSLAEGAIAPWAGGHTAEYFTRLLTSLSEAIGFHMDTPWKRLTTKVKKAVLHGTNDQVHVRYKNRYGRTRSYYASYEGVIPFLERRLEQTESDYAREKYEGYMRDVPCPACDGTRLKPEILAVTMENDELGELSIAEVSALSVYECAEFLNGLVLGQREQMIAGRVLKEVQARLGFLLDVGLDYLSLDRAAGTLSGGEAQRIRLATQIGSGLVGVLYVLDEPSIGLHQRDNHRLLETLSRLRDLGNTLIVVEHDEDTVRSADWVVDIGPGAGEHGGQVVHSGPYKELLENKKSLTGDYLARRKQIPLPAKRRVRDRKRQLTVVGAREHNLRKIDVTFPLGCLVAVTGVSGSGKSTLVNDILAAVLANKLNGARQVPGRHTRVRGLEHVDKLVQVDQSPIGRTPRSNPATYTGVFDHIRKLFAATTEAKVRGYQPGRFSFNVKGGRCEACAGDGTLKIEMNFLPDVYVPCEVCKGDRYNRETLEVHYKGKTIAEVLDMPIEEAAAFFEPINAIHRHLKTLVDVGLGYVRLGQPAPTLSGGEAQRVKLASELQKRSTGKTVYILDEPTTGLHFEDIRKLLGVINGLVDKGNTVIVIEHNLDVIKTADWVLDMGPEGGSAGGMLVAEGTPEDLTEIDESHTGRFLAPVLAED; from the coding sequence GTGGCTGACCGCCTTGTCGTTCGCGGCGCCCGTGAGCACAACCTGCGCGGGATCGACCTCGACCTGCCCCGTGACAGCCTGATCGTGTTCACCGGGCTGTCCGGTTCCGGGAAGTCGAGCCTGGCCTTCGACACCATCTTCGCGGAGGGACAGCGACGCTACGTCGAGTCGTTGTCCGCTTACGCTCGGCAGTTCCTCGGCCAGATGGACAAGCCCGATGTGGATTTCATCGAGGGCCTGTCCCCGGCGGTGTCGATCGACCAGAAGTCCACCAACCGCAACCCGCGGTCGACGGTGGGCACCATCACCGAGGTCTACGACTACCTGCGACTGCTCTTCGCGCGGGCGGGCAAGCCGCACTGCCCGACCTGCGGCGAGCCGATCAGCAAGCAGACCCCGCAGCAGATCGTGGACCAGGTGCTGGAAATGCCCGACCGGGCCAAGTTCCAGGTGCTGGCCCCGGTGGTGCGCGGGCGCAAAGGCGAGTACATCGACCTGTTCGAGCAGTTGCAGTCACAGGGCTACGCGCGCGCCCGCATCGACGGCGTGGTGCACCCGCTGGACGCCCCGCCGAAGCTGAAGAAGCAGGAGAAGCACGACATCGCGGTGGTCGTCGACCGGCTCACCGTGAAGGCCAGCGCGAAACAGCGGCTGACCGATTCGGTGGAGACGGCGCTGCGGCTGGCCGATGGCCTGGTGCTGATCGAGTTCATCGAACTCGATGAGGACGACCCGAACCGGGAGCGCAAGTTTTCCGAAAATCTGGCCTGCCCCAACGGCCACCCGCTGGGCGTGGATGAGCTCGAACCGCGGTCATTCTCGTTCAACTCGCCCTACGGCGCGTGCTCCGAGTGCGTGGGTCTGGGCATCCGCAAGGAGGTCGACCCCGAGCTGGTCGTGCCCGACGAGGATCTGTCGCTGGCCGAAGGCGCGATCGCGCCGTGGGCGGGTGGGCATACCGCGGAGTACTTCACCCGGCTGCTGACCTCGCTGTCGGAGGCCATCGGCTTCCACATGGACACCCCGTGGAAGCGGTTGACCACCAAGGTCAAGAAGGCCGTGCTGCACGGCACCAACGACCAGGTGCACGTCCGGTACAAGAACCGCTACGGGCGGACCCGCTCCTACTACGCCTCCTACGAGGGTGTCATCCCGTTCCTGGAGCGGCGGCTGGAGCAGACCGAGTCCGACTACGCCCGCGAGAAGTACGAGGGCTACATGCGGGACGTGCCGTGCCCCGCATGTGACGGCACTCGGCTCAAGCCCGAGATCCTTGCCGTGACAATGGAGAACGACGAACTCGGCGAGTTGTCCATCGCCGAGGTCAGCGCGCTGAGCGTGTACGAGTGCGCCGAGTTCCTGAACGGGCTGGTGCTCGGCCAACGCGAGCAGATGATCGCCGGGCGGGTGCTCAAGGAAGTGCAGGCGCGGTTGGGCTTCCTGCTCGACGTCGGGCTGGACTACCTGTCGCTGGACCGCGCGGCCGGGACGCTGTCCGGTGGCGAGGCGCAGCGCATCCGGTTGGCCACCCAGATCGGTTCTGGTCTCGTCGGCGTGCTCTACGTGCTGGACGAGCCGTCGATCGGGTTGCACCAGCGGGACAACCACAGGCTGCTGGAAACGCTCAGCCGACTGCGAGATCTGGGCAATACGCTGATCGTCGTCGAGCATGACGAGGACACCGTGCGCAGCGCGGACTGGGTGGTCGACATCGGGCCCGGCGCGGGCGAGCACGGCGGCCAGGTCGTGCACAGCGGCCCCTACAAGGAGCTGTTGGAGAACAAGAAGTCGCTGACCGGGGATTACCTGGCGCGGCGAAAGCAGATTCCGCTGCCCGCGAAGCGGCGGGTGCGCGACCGCAAGCGGCAGCTGACGGTGGTGGGCGCGCGCGAGCACAACCTGCGCAAGATCGACGTGACCTTCCCGCTGGGTTGCCTGGTGGCGGTCACCGGCGTGTCCGGGTCGGGCAAGTCGACGCTGGTCAACGACATCCTTGCCGCCGTGCTGGCGAACAAGCTCAACGGTGCGCGGCAGGTGCCCGGTCGGCACACCCGGGTCAGGGGCCTGGAGCATGTGGACAAGTTGGTGCAGGTCGACCAGTCGCCGATCGGCCGCACCCCGCGGTCCAATCCGGCCACCTACACCGGAGTGTTCGACCACATCCGCAAGCTGTTCGCGGCGACCACCGAGGCCAAGGTGCGTGGCTACCAGCCGGGCCGGTTCTCGTTCAACGTCAAGGGCGGCCGATGCGAGGCGTGCGCGGGCGATGGCACGCTGAAGATCGAGATGAACTTCCTGCCGGACGTGTACGTGCCGTGTGAGGTGTGCAAGGGCGACCGGTACAACCGGGAAACCCTAGAGGTGCACTACAAGGGCAAGACGATCGCCGAGGTCCTCGACATGCCGATCGAGGAGGCCGCGGCGTTCTTCGAGCCGATCAACGCCATCCACCGGCACCTGAAGACGTTGGTGGACGTCGGGTTGGGCTACGTCCGCCTGGGCCAGCCCGCGCCGACGCTCTCCGGTGGCGAGGCGCAGCGCGTGAAGTTGGCCAGCGAGCTGCAGAAGCGGTCCACCGGCAAGACGGTCTACATCCTTGACGAGCCGACCACCGGGTTGCACTTCGAGGACATCCGCAAGCTGCTCGGCGTGATCAACGGCCTAGTGGACAAGGGCAATACGGTGATCGTGATCGAGCACAACCTGGACGTCATCAAGACGGCGGACTGGGTGCTGGACATGGGTCCGGAGGGCGGCTCCGCCGGCGGCATGCTGGTCGCGGAGGGCACGCCGGAGGACCTTACCGAGATCGACG
- the ligD gene encoding non-homologous end-joining DNA ligase, which yields MSERVVLNIGGTEVSVSHPDKVFFSQRGETKLDLVRYYQAVADPLLATLQGRPLLLERYPDGAGGKSFFQKRVPKSAPPWLQTTVVSTPNGTTSDALVAADLAHIIWAVNLGCLGFHVWPYHADTPEITDELRIDLDPSPGVRFPQVLETAVATRDLLAEYGIESLLKTSGSRGLHIYVPLQARWNSYQVRAAAVALARELERRHPALITAKWWKEERGSRVFVDYNQNAPHKTVFGAWCVRPRVGAQVSMPIGWDELATVEPDKLTIATVPGRVAEGYDPWADRRPQSIEPLLEQSERDMASGLQDAPWPPVYPKQPNEPPRVAPSRAKQT from the coding sequence ATGAGTGAGCGCGTCGTGTTGAACATCGGGGGCACCGAGGTGTCGGTGTCGCACCCCGACAAGGTCTTCTTCAGCCAGCGCGGCGAGACGAAACTCGACCTGGTCCGCTACTACCAGGCCGTCGCCGACCCGCTGCTGGCCACGCTGCAGGGACGGCCGCTGCTCCTGGAGCGGTACCCGGACGGAGCCGGCGGCAAGTCGTTCTTCCAGAAACGGGTGCCGAAATCAGCGCCACCCTGGCTGCAGACCACCGTGGTCTCCACCCCCAACGGCACCACCAGCGACGCGCTGGTGGCCGCCGACCTGGCGCACATCATCTGGGCGGTGAACCTCGGCTGCCTGGGCTTCCACGTGTGGCCATACCACGCCGACACCCCGGAAATCACCGACGAACTGCGCATCGACCTCGACCCCTCCCCCGGCGTTCGGTTCCCGCAGGTGCTGGAGACCGCCGTGGCGACCAGGGACCTGCTGGCCGAATACGGCATCGAGTCGCTGCTGAAGACGTCGGGATCGCGCGGCCTGCACATCTACGTTCCGCTGCAAGCCCGCTGGAACAGCTACCAGGTGCGGGCCGCCGCGGTAGCGCTGGCGCGCGAGCTGGAACGCCGCCACCCCGCGCTCATCACCGCCAAGTGGTGGAAGGAGGAGCGGGGCTCCCGGGTGTTCGTCGACTACAACCAGAACGCCCCGCACAAGACGGTTTTCGGCGCGTGGTGCGTCCGGCCCCGCGTCGGGGCCCAAGTGTCGATGCCGATCGGCTGGGACGAACTGGCGACGGTCGAACCCGACAAGCTCACCATCGCGACCGTGCCGGGCCGGGTCGCGGAGGGCTACGACCCGTGGGCCGACCGACGCCCGCAGTCGATCGAGCCGCTACTGGAGCAGTCCGAGCGGGACATGGCCAGCGGACTGCAGGACGCGCCGTGGCCGCCGGTATACCCGAAGCAGCCCAACGAGCCGCCCCGAGTCGCCCCCAGCCGCGCCAAGCAGACCTGA
- the bla gene encoding class A beta-lactamase, with protein sequence MLGALLATPVVGACGSAADAAVVGSTHHVFADLELRYDARLGLSAVNVHTGRLLQHRQNERFAMCSTFKAYAAAALLRAHPLDSGYFAKVIHYDRTDLVDGSAVTEAHVDTGMTVAELCHAAITRSDNTAGNLLLRELGGPAAIAPFARSIGDSSTRLDRWETELNSAVPGDERDTTTPAGIAAGYRALVVGDALARPERDQLTSWLLANTTGDERIRAGLPPNWRTGDKTGTGSYGAANDVAVTWTENGQPIVIAILTSRPRRDDKPNNALHADTARIVAEALR encoded by the coding sequence ATCCTGGGCGCATTGCTGGCCACTCCGGTGGTGGGGGCGTGCGGTTCGGCCGCTGATGCCGCAGTTGTTGGCAGCACACACCACGTGTTCGCAGACCTGGAGCTCCGGTACGACGCGCGGCTGGGGCTGTCGGCGGTCAACGTCCACACCGGCCGCCTCCTGCAGCACCGCCAGAACGAACGGTTCGCAATGTGCTCCACGTTCAAGGCGTACGCGGCAGCCGCCCTGCTTCGCGCACATCCTTTGGACAGCGGATATTTCGCCAAGGTGATCCACTACGACCGCACCGATCTGGTCGATGGCTCGGCGGTGACCGAAGCCCACGTGGATACCGGCATGACGGTCGCCGAGTTGTGTCACGCGGCGATCACCCGCAGCGATAACACGGCCGGAAACCTGCTGCTCCGCGAGCTCGGCGGCCCGGCGGCGATCGCCCCGTTCGCGCGCTCGATCGGCGACAGCAGCACCCGCCTCGACCGCTGGGAGACCGAACTCAACAGCGCGGTCCCCGGCGACGAGCGCGACACCACCACACCGGCGGGCATCGCCGCCGGTTACCGGGCCCTGGTCGTTGGTGACGCCCTAGCCCGGCCCGAGCGCGACCAGCTGACCAGTTGGCTGCTCGCCAACACCACCGGCGACGAGCGGATCCGCGCGGGCCTGCCACCGAACTGGCGCACCGGCGACAAGACCGGCACCGGCTCCTACGGCGCGGCCAACGATGTGGCGGTGACCTGGACGGAAAACGGCCAACCGATCGTGATCGCGATCCTGACCAGCCGGCCGCGGAGGGACGACAAGCCCAACAACGCCCTGCACGCAGACACCGCCCGAATCGTCGCCGAAGCCCTCCGCTGA
- a CDS encoding maleylpyruvate isomerase family mycothiol-dependent enzyme, translating into MADIALGAGGRNSPQPAAAQLAHQVTAQLAAIERATRRLLDTVAELDDLGVHRPSLLPGWSRAHVISHLARNADGVSNLLIWARTGIEHPMYASGEDRDRAITAGAARNHRLLLEDLAASCDRFEQAAHTLPDTAWTAEIADAVGDPMPAHHMLRLRLLEVWVHLVDLDHGFDFADIPLPDLEQLLEDAVQQFGGRPDVPALSVEVDFGDHRRTWDLRGTTSPPSRVRGAPGPMLGWLLGRTGPEHLEGDPPGLPEWL; encoded by the coding sequence ATGGCTGACATCGCTCTCGGGGCCGGTGGACGCAACAGTCCGCAGCCCGCAGCAGCGCAACTCGCCCACCAGGTCACGGCTCAACTGGCCGCCATCGAGCGCGCCACCCGTCGGCTGCTCGACACCGTGGCCGAGCTGGACGACCTCGGCGTGCACCGGCCGAGCCTGCTACCGGGCTGGAGCAGGGCGCACGTGATCTCGCACCTGGCGCGCAATGCCGATGGGGTCTCGAACCTGCTGATCTGGGCACGGACCGGGATCGAGCACCCGATGTACGCCAGCGGCGAAGACCGGGACCGGGCCATCACCGCCGGAGCGGCGCGCAACCACCGGCTGCTGCTGGAGGACCTGGCCGCCTCGTGCGACCGCTTCGAGCAGGCCGCCCACACGCTGCCAGACACCGCCTGGACGGCGGAGATCGCCGATGCCGTCGGTGACCCGATGCCCGCGCACCACATGCTGCGGCTGCGCCTGCTGGAGGTGTGGGTGCACCTGGTCGATCTCGATCACGGCTTCGACTTCGCCGACATTCCGCTACCGGACCTGGAGCAGCTGCTGGAGGACGCGGTGCAGCAGTTCGGCGGGCGACCGGACGTGCCGGCGCTGTCCGTCGAGGTCGACTTCGGCGACCACCGGCGGACCTGGGACCTGCGCGGCACCACCTCCCCGCCGAGCCGGGTGCGCGGCGCACCGGGCCCGATGCTCGGCTGGCTGCTGGGCCGCACCGGACCGGAACACCTGGAAGGCGACCCACCGGGCCTGCCGGAATGGCTCTGA
- a CDS encoding ion channel protein: MEQQRDDTANPIGPLLLLAFPALLVGVGSSLVLLAVSYLADGLERLLWTVLPASLGVAGTAAGWILPMLTVVGVVVGLVVWLVPGHAGPDPATLGLVEKPMPVRVLPGMLVTVVLGLAGGVSLGPENPTIATNISLAYLIGTWLMPASAARTWIGLATAGTIGALFGTPVAAALVLSETPMGGTAGSEPLWNRLFAPLVAAGAGSFTTVLLSNPVLSISLPAYQGYALGDVVSAFVITAVGAGIGLSAVYAFSPVHALFHRIGNPLLMLTAGGLVLGALGAVGGYLTLFKGLNEIKELAASSAEYGVGALLVLVVVKLAALVVAAASGFRGGRIFPALFVGVALGFLAHALVPSVSPVLTVACGVLGILLAITRQGWLSLFMAATTVVDIGVLPILCVAVLPAWLLVTGRPEMIIERRGG, translated from the coding sequence GTGGAACAGCAGCGGGACGACACCGCAAATCCGATAGGACCGCTGCTTCTTCTCGCTTTTCCGGCGCTTCTGGTCGGCGTGGGCAGCAGCCTCGTGCTGCTGGCGGTCAGTTACCTGGCGGACGGCCTCGAACGTCTGCTCTGGACGGTCCTGCCCGCATCGCTAGGCGTCGCCGGAACCGCGGCGGGGTGGATCCTGCCGATGTTGACGGTCGTCGGTGTCGTCGTCGGTCTGGTCGTCTGGCTCGTGCCAGGCCACGCCGGGCCGGATCCGGCCACGCTCGGTCTGGTCGAAAAACCGATGCCCGTGCGGGTGCTGCCCGGCATGCTGGTCACCGTCGTGCTGGGACTGGCCGGTGGGGTGAGCCTCGGGCCGGAGAACCCGACCATCGCGACCAACATCTCCCTCGCATACCTGATCGGCACCTGGCTGATGCCTGCCAGCGCCGCCCGGACCTGGATCGGGCTGGCCACTGCGGGCACGATCGGCGCGCTGTTCGGCACTCCGGTTGCCGCTGCCCTCGTCCTGTCGGAAACCCCGATGGGCGGCACCGCCGGCTCCGAACCGCTGTGGAACCGGCTGTTCGCGCCGCTCGTCGCGGCCGGGGCGGGAAGCTTTACCACGGTGCTGCTCTCCAACCCGGTGCTGTCGATCTCGCTTCCCGCCTACCAGGGTTACGCGCTGGGCGACGTCGTGTCCGCGTTCGTGATCACCGCAGTGGGCGCCGGAATCGGCTTGTCCGCCGTCTACGCGTTCTCGCCGGTGCACGCCTTGTTTCACCGCATCGGCAACCCGCTGCTGATGCTCACCGCAGGTGGCCTGGTTCTCGGCGCGCTCGGCGCCGTAGGCGGGTATCTCACGCTCTTCAAGGGGTTGAACGAGATCAAGGAGCTGGCCGCCTCGTCAGCGGAGTACGGTGTCGGCGCGCTGTTGGTCCTCGTCGTGGTCAAGCTGGCCGCGCTGGTGGTGGCGGCTGCAAGCGGATTCCGGGGTGGGCGGATCTTCCCGGCCTTGTTCGTCGGGGTCGCGCTCGGTTTCCTCGCGCACGCGCTGGTGCCTTCGGTATCGCCGGTGTTGACCGTTGCCTGCGGCGTGCTCGGCATTCTGCTGGCCATCACCCGGCAGGGCTGGCTGAGTCTGTTCATGGCCGCGACCACGGTCGTCGACATCGGCGTGCTGCCGATCCTGTGCGTGGCGGTGCTCCCGGCCTGGCTGCTGGTGACCGGACGACCGGAAATGATCATCGAGCGGCGTGGCGGGTGA